Proteins co-encoded in one Streptomyces sp. NBC_01283 genomic window:
- a CDS encoding TetR/AcrR family transcriptional regulator — translation MAKAADRAKRPARTSVWLEGKAPRNGAGRRSDQPSGLDRERITEATVRLLDEEGLAKFSMRRLAADLNVTAMSVYWYVDTKDDLLELALDAAAGEMVLPDSDAVTAERWREVLRELAEEYRGLLVRHAWVSPLVGNFLNIGPNWLKFALTVQEVVRRTGLPAEKQAGAIAAVFQFVYGFGTVQGHYIARCAAAGLTPGEYFKEAMGAVHDHPDVEKTLHSASDMMEARGGATVEEMWELDFKVALDLLVAGIEAML, via the coding sequence ATGGCGAAGGCAGCCGATCGCGCGAAGCGCCCCGCGCGGACCAGCGTCTGGCTGGAGGGCAAGGCCCCCCGGAACGGCGCGGGCCGCAGGAGCGATCAGCCGTCGGGCCTGGACCGTGAGCGCATCACCGAGGCCACGGTCCGCCTCCTGGACGAGGAGGGCCTCGCCAAGTTCTCCATGCGCCGCCTCGCCGCGGACCTGAACGTCACGGCGATGTCCGTGTACTGGTACGTCGACACCAAGGACGACCTCCTCGAACTGGCCCTGGACGCGGCCGCCGGGGAGATGGTCCTGCCGGATTCCGACGCGGTCACGGCCGAACGGTGGCGTGAGGTGCTGCGCGAACTGGCCGAGGAGTACCGGGGGCTGCTGGTCCGGCACGCCTGGGTGTCACCGCTGGTCGGCAACTTCCTCAACATCGGCCCGAACTGGCTCAAGTTCGCCCTGACCGTGCAGGAGGTGGTGCGCAGGACCGGCCTGCCGGCGGAGAAGCAGGCCGGGGCCATCGCCGCCGTCTTCCAGTTCGTCTACGGGTTCGGCACCGTGCAGGGCCACTACATCGCGCGGTGTGCCGCGGCGGGGCTCACTCCCGGGGAGTACTTCAAGGAGGCCATGGGCGCGGTCCACGACCACCCGGACGTGGAGAAGACCCTGCACAGCGCCTCCGACATGATGGAGGCGCGGGGCGGGGCCACGGTCGAGGAGATGTGGGAGCTGGACTTCAAGGTCGCGCTCGACCTCCTCGTCGCGGGCATCGAGGCGATGCTCTAG
- a CDS encoding PPOX class F420-dependent oxidoreductase: protein MAPNIATNTTVSLDELLDFVRPRHRAILLTARGDGTPQGSPLTCGVDDSGRIVVSTYPERAKTRNAKRNPKVSIMVLSDEWNGPWVQIDGTAEVIDSPESVEPLVEYFRNISGEHPDWDEYREAMVKQGKSIIRITPERWGPVATGGFPAAKA from the coding sequence ATGGCACCGAACATCGCGACCAACACCACCGTGTCCCTCGATGAGTTGCTGGACTTCGTTCGCCCGCGCCACCGCGCGATCCTGCTCACCGCCCGTGGCGACGGAACCCCGCAGGGATCCCCCCTGACGTGCGGGGTCGACGACTCCGGGCGGATCGTGGTGTCCACCTACCCGGAGCGGGCCAAGACGCGGAACGCCAAGCGGAATCCGAAGGTCAGCATCATGGTGCTGAGCGACGAGTGGAACGGGCCCTGGGTGCAGATCGACGGGACGGCGGAGGTCATCGACTCCCCGGAGTCGGTGGAGCCCCTCGTCGAGTACTTCCGGAACATCTCCGGCGAGCACCCCGACTGGGACGAGTACCGCGAGGCGATGGTGAAGCAGGGCAAGTCCATCATCCGGATCACCCCGGAGCGGTGGGGCCCGGTGGCCACGGGCGGTTTCCCCGCGGCGAAGGCGTAG
- a CDS encoding YceI family protein, translated as MGLSARIRTRDGWAVSHAVVTLTDMTGTQVLRAAADGEGAVRDATELPPGPYTVIVTAVGYAPVASTALVTASGRAEVGNIVLARQGGTELPPPGPWTIDPAHSTVGATAQHLGITSVHGRFTEFGGRVEIAEDVEKSRVEAVIRSASIDTGNGMRDGHLKSPDFLDVDQYPELTFRSTGLTPAGPDRWTVHGELGMHGVVRPVDLDLSYLGTGADPWGGTRAAFRATAELRREDFAMNYNQVVQAGISAIGTTLRVELDIQTVQGDALPQV; from the coding sequence ATGGGACTCAGCGCTCGGATCCGCACACGTGACGGGTGGGCGGTATCGCACGCGGTCGTCACCCTCACCGACATGACCGGTACGCAGGTGCTGCGGGCCGCGGCGGACGGCGAGGGAGCCGTGCGCGACGCGACGGAACTGCCTCCGGGCCCGTACACCGTGATCGTCACCGCGGTCGGCTACGCCCCCGTGGCCTCGACCGCGCTCGTCACGGCGAGCGGCCGCGCCGAGGTCGGCAACATCGTCCTGGCCCGGCAGGGCGGCACGGAGCTGCCGCCGCCCGGGCCGTGGACCATCGACCCGGCGCACTCGACCGTGGGCGCGACCGCGCAGCACCTGGGGATCACCAGCGTGCACGGCCGGTTCACCGAGTTCGGCGGGCGCGTGGAGATCGCCGAGGACGTGGAGAAGTCGCGCGTCGAGGCGGTCATCAGGTCGGCGTCCATCGACACCGGCAACGGCATGCGGGACGGCCACCTGAAGTCGCCCGACTTCCTGGACGTCGACCAGTACCCGGAGCTCACCTTCCGCTCCACCGGCCTCACGCCCGCCGGTCCCGACCGCTGGACGGTGCACGGCGAGCTGGGCATGCACGGTGTCGTACGCCCGGTCGACCTGGACCTGAGCTACCTCGGCACCGGCGCGGACCCCTGGGGCGGCACCCGGGCGGCGTTCCGCGCCACGGCGGAACTGCGCCGCGAGGACTTCGCCATGAACTACAACCAGGTGGTGCAGGCGGGCATCTCGGCCATCGGCACGACGCTCAGGGTGGAACTGGACATCCAGACGGTCCAGGGGGATGCGCTGCCGCAGGTCTAG
- a CDS encoding MFS transporter produces the protein MATTTPSGVRGSHAKHGASHDENAPMTHRQIMEALSGLLLGMFVAILSSTIVSNALPEIIGDLGGGQSAYTWVVTASLLAMTATTPLWGKLSDLFSKKALVQIALIIYVGGSIVAGLSQSAEMLIACRVVQGIGVGGLSALAQIVMAAMISPRERGRYSGYLGATFAVATVGGPLLGGVITDTSWLGWRWCFYVGVPFAIIALIVLQKTLKLPVVKRDVKVDWGGAFFITAAVCLLLVWVTFAGDKYDWMSWQTGAMVGGSIVLGLLFLLVESKASEPIIPLRLFRNRTITLASLASLFVGVGMFAGTVFFSQYFQLARDKSPTMSGVMTIPMIGGLFISSTVSGQVITKTGKWKVWLVAGGALLTAGLGLLGTMRYDTEYWHIAIFMALMGLGIGMMMQNLVLATQNQVAPEDLGSASSVVTFFRSLGGAIGVSALGAVMATRITDYVKDGLADLGPKAAQAGHGGTGGGAIPDLDKLPAPFRTVMESAYGHGIADVFLIAAPLAFLAFLITIFIKEVPLRTSGALAQAAESSDSPVAAPSNTAATEEQPVLASVGAHTEAGPDGTQKLAALASSATGDAPPQITGGTPVHGFVRGAESTPVPRAAVTLISLGGRQLGRAVAQADGSYAVDAPGAGSYVLIASADGFQPQASTVVVSDEALTYDILLSGTSGLSGVVRASDGKLPVSGAMVIVTDVRGDVLATGITGEQGEFTFAELVPGQVTIAVNAAGHRPMALPVEVGAVGVTRVEVELNAGSQVLGTVRAKGGPLNDARVTLVDAAGNVVASATTGSDGAYAFTDLDSGEYTVIATGYPPVATGLTVSGEGVGDHDIELAHPGE, from the coding sequence ATGGCAACAACCACACCATCCGGTGTGCGGGGCAGCCACGCCAAGCACGGAGCGTCGCACGACGAGAACGCCCCGATGACGCACCGGCAGATCATGGAGGCCCTTTCCGGCCTGCTGCTCGGCATGTTCGTCGCGATCCTGTCGTCGACGATCGTCTCCAACGCCCTGCCCGAAATCATCGGCGACCTGGGCGGCGGACAGTCCGCCTACACCTGGGTCGTCACCGCCTCGCTCCTGGCGATGACGGCGACCACGCCCCTGTGGGGCAAGCTGTCGGACCTCTTCAGCAAGAAGGCCCTGGTCCAGATAGCCCTGATCATCTACGTCGGCGGTTCGATCGTCGCCGGTCTCTCGCAGAGCGCCGAGATGCTGATCGCCTGCCGTGTCGTGCAGGGCATCGGCGTGGGCGGTCTCTCCGCCCTCGCGCAGATCGTGATGGCCGCGATGATCTCCCCGCGCGAGCGCGGCCGCTACTCCGGCTACCTCGGCGCGACCTTCGCCGTCGCCACCGTCGGCGGCCCGCTGCTCGGCGGTGTCATCACCGACACGTCGTGGCTCGGCTGGCGCTGGTGCTTCTACGTCGGCGTGCCCTTCGCGATCATCGCCCTGATCGTCCTGCAGAAGACCCTGAAGCTCCCCGTCGTGAAGCGGGACGTCAAGGTCGACTGGGGCGGCGCCTTCTTCATCACGGCGGCCGTCTGCCTGCTCCTGGTCTGGGTGACCTTCGCGGGCGACAAGTACGACTGGATGTCCTGGCAGACCGGCGCCATGGTCGGCGGTTCGATCGTCCTCGGCCTGCTCTTCCTGCTCGTCGAGTCCAAGGCGAGCGAGCCGATCATCCCGCTGCGGCTCTTCCGCAACCGCACCATCACCCTCGCCTCCCTCGCCTCGCTCTTCGTGGGTGTCGGCATGTTCGCGGGCACGGTGTTCTTCAGCCAGTACTTCCAGCTGGCGCGCGACAAGTCGCCGACGATGTCCGGTGTCATGACGATCCCGATGATCGGTGGCCTGTTCATCTCCTCGACGGTATCGGGCCAGGTCATCACCAAGACCGGCAAGTGGAAGGTCTGGCTGGTCGCCGGCGGTGCGCTCCTGACCGCGGGTCTCGGCCTGCTCGGCACGATGCGCTACGACACCGAGTACTGGCACATCGCGATCTTCATGGCCCTGATGGGTCTCGGCATCGGCATGATGATGCAGAACCTCGTGCTCGCCACGCAGAACCAGGTCGCTCCCGAGGACCTCGGCTCCGCGAGCTCGGTCGTCACCTTCTTCCGTTCCCTCGGTGGCGCCATCGGCGTCTCGGCGCTCGGCGCCGTGATGGCGACCCGCATCACCGACTACGTGAAGGACGGCCTGGCCGACCTCGGCCCGAAGGCCGCGCAGGCGGGTCACGGCGGCACGGGTGGCGGCGCCATCCCGGACCTGGACAAGCTCCCGGCCCCGTTCCGCACGGTCATGGAGAGCGCCTACGGGCACGGCATCGCCGACGTCTTCCTGATCGCGGCGCCGCTGGCCTTCCTCGCCTTCCTGATCACGATCTTCATCAAGGAGGTCCCGTTGCGTACGTCCGGTGCGCTGGCCCAGGCCGCCGAGTCCTCGGACTCCCCTGTGGCCGCCCCCTCGAACACCGCGGCCACCGAGGAGCAGCCGGTCCTCGCCTCCGTCGGCGCGCACACCGAAGCGGGTCCCGACGGCACGCAGAAGCTCGCCGCGCTGGCCTCATCGGCCACCGGTGACGCCCCGCCGCAGATCACCGGCGGCACTCCGGTCCACGGCTTCGTCCGCGGCGCCGAGAGCACTCCGGTCCCGCGGGCCGCGGTCACGCTGATCTCCCTCGGGGGACGCCAGCTCGGCCGTGCGGTCGCGCAGGCCGACGGTTCCTACGCGGTCGACGCCCCCGGTGCCGGCTCGTACGTGCTGATCGCTTCGGCCGACGGTTTCCAGCCCCAGGCCTCCACGGTCGTCGTCTCCGACGAGGCGCTCACGTACGACATCCTGCTGAGCGGCACGAGCGGCCTCAGCGGTGTGGTGCGGGCCTCCGACGGCAAGCTGCCGGTCTCCGGCGCGATGGTCATCGTGACCGACGTGCGCGGCGACGTCCTGGCCACCGGGATCACCGGCGAGCAGGGCGAGTTCACCTTCGCCGAGCTGGTGCCCGGCCAGGTCACCATCGCGGTGAACGCCGCGGGGCACCGCCCGATGGCGCTGCCCGTCGAGGTCGGCGCGGTCGGCGTCACCCGGGTCGAGGTCGAGCTGAACGCCGGTTCGCAGGTGCTCGGCACCGTGCGCGCCAAGGGCGGTCCGCTGAACGACGCCCGCGTCACCCTGGTGGACGCGGCGGGCAACGTCGTGGCCTCCGCCACCACCGGGTCGGACGGCGCGTACGCCTTCACCGACCTGGACAGCGGCGAGTACACGGTCATCGCGACCGGTTACCCGCCGGTGGCGACGGGTCTGACCGTCTCCGGTGAAGGTGTCGGCGACCACGACATCGAACTCGCCCACCCGGGCGAGTAG
- a CDS encoding MarR family transcriptional regulator — MAAQRHYEELARQLSAIGAVKRGLGRGLPHDCPAGSAAVLILLDRHGEMRMSRLAELLAVDMSVTSRHVAHVAEREWIQRDPDPADKRSRILRLTPGGKAKVNELSDLSIRTLTHYLHDWSDDEVVQLSTLLARLRDSFGDCRAASARLPVEETTRTPA; from the coding sequence GTGGCCGCGCAGCGTCATTACGAGGAGCTGGCCCGACAGCTCAGCGCCATCGGTGCCGTGAAGCGTGGCCTCGGCAGAGGTCTGCCGCACGACTGCCCGGCAGGGTCGGCCGCCGTACTCATCCTGCTCGACCGGCACGGAGAGATGCGGATGAGCAGGCTCGCCGAGCTGCTCGCCGTGGACATGTCGGTGACAAGTCGCCACGTGGCCCATGTCGCCGAGAGGGAGTGGATCCAGCGGGATCCCGACCCCGCCGACAAGCGCTCCCGGATCCTGCGCCTCACCCCCGGGGGCAAGGCCAAGGTCAACGAGCTGTCCGACCTGTCCATCAGGACCCTCACCCACTACTTGCATGACTGGTCAGACGACGAGGTCGTCCAGCTCAGCACGCTGCTCGCGCGACTGCGCGACAGCTTCGGGGACTGCCGTGCGGCTTCGGCCCGGCTCCCCGTAGAAGAGACCACCCGTACACCCGCGTAA
- a CDS encoding RNA polymerase sigma factor SigF, producing the protein MSADQGSSKVLTLTKSESAPDALVSPVVSGASGAIDTRTLSRSLFLRLAALDQDSPERVYVRDTLIELNLPLVRYAAARFRSRNEPMEDIVQVGTIGLIKAIDRFDCERGVEFPTFAMPTVVGEIKRFFRDTSWSVRVPRRLQELRLALTKTSDELAQKLDRSPTVPELAKALGVSEEDVVDGLAVGNAYTASSLDSPAPEDDGGEGSLADRLGYEDSALEGVEYRESLKPLLAKLPPRERRIIMLRFFANMTQSQIGEEVGISQMHVSRLLTRTLSQLREGLIAD; encoded by the coding sequence ATGTCCGCAGACCAGGGCAGCTCGAAGGTGCTCACGCTCACGAAGAGCGAATCAGCGCCCGACGCGCTTGTGAGTCCAGTAGTTTCCGGGGCTTCCGGAGCCATCGACACCCGCACCCTGTCCCGCTCCCTGTTCCTGCGGCTCGCCGCACTCGACCAGGACAGCCCGGAGCGTGTCTATGTGAGAGACACGCTGATCGAGCTCAACCTCCCCCTCGTCCGGTACGCGGCGGCGCGCTTCCGCAGCCGCAACGAACCGATGGAGGACATCGTCCAGGTCGGCACGATCGGCCTGATCAAGGCGATCGACCGCTTCGACTGCGAACGGGGCGTGGAATTCCCGACGTTCGCGATGCCGACGGTCGTCGGTGAGATCAAGCGCTTCTTCCGCGACACGAGTTGGTCGGTGCGCGTCCCGCGCCGCCTCCAGGAGCTGCGGCTCGCGCTGACGAAGACGAGCGACGAGCTGGCGCAGAAGCTGGACCGCTCGCCGACCGTCCCCGAACTCGCCAAGGCGCTCGGGGTGTCCGAGGAGGACGTGGTCGACGGCCTGGCCGTCGGGAACGCGTACACCGCCTCGTCGCTGGACTCGCCGGCCCCCGAGGACGACGGCGGCGAGGGCTCCCTCGCGGACCGCCTGGGGTACGAGGACAGCGCCCTCGAAGGCGTCGAATACCGCGAGTCCCTCAAGCCGCTGCTCGCCAAGCTGCCGCCGCGCGAGCGCCGCATCATCATGCTGCGCTTCTTCGCCAACATGACGCAGTCGCAGATCGGCGAGGAGGTCGGCATCTCGCAGATGCACGTCTCGCGCCTGCTGACGCGGACGCTCTCGCAGCTGCGCGAGGGGCTCATCGCCGACTGA
- a CDS encoding RNA polymerase sigma factor SigF, translating into MQDTHPAPRGPSTPSSRGADTRALTQVLFGELKELEPGSPEHGRVRGALIEANLPLVRYAAARFRSRNEPMEDVVQVGTIGLINAIDRFDPERGVQFPTFAMPTVVGEIKRYFRDNVRTVHVPRRLHELWVQVTGATEDLTTTHGRSPTTAEIAERLRITEEEVLACIEAGRSYHATSLEAAQEGDGLPGLLDRLGYEDPALDGVEHRDLVRHLLVQLPEREQRILLLRYYSNLTQSQISAELGVSQMHVSRLLARSFARLRSANRIEA; encoded by the coding sequence CTGCAGGACACCCACCCCGCCCCGCGCGGCCCCAGCACCCCCAGCAGCAGGGGCGCCGACACCCGGGCCCTGACGCAGGTGCTCTTCGGCGAGCTCAAGGAGCTCGAACCGGGCAGCCCCGAGCACGGCCGCGTCCGCGGTGCGCTCATCGAGGCCAACCTGCCGCTGGTGCGGTACGCCGCCGCCCGTTTCCGCAGCCGCAACGAACCGATGGAGGACGTCGTCCAGGTCGGCACGATCGGCCTGATCAACGCCATCGACCGCTTCGACCCCGAGCGCGGCGTGCAGTTCCCGACCTTCGCGATGCCCACCGTGGTCGGCGAGATCAAGCGGTACTTCCGCGACAACGTACGAACGGTCCATGTGCCGCGCCGCCTTCACGAGCTCTGGGTGCAGGTGACCGGGGCGACCGAGGACCTCACCACGACGCACGGGCGCTCGCCCACGACCGCGGAGATCGCCGAACGGCTGCGGATCACCGAGGAGGAGGTCCTGGCCTGCATCGAGGCCGGACGTTCGTACCACGCAACGTCGTTGGAGGCGGCCCAGGAGGGCGACGGGCTGCCCGGCCTGCTCGACCGGCTCGGCTATGAGGACCCGGCACTCGACGGCGTCGAGCACCGCGATCTCGTCCGCCATCTCCTCGTGCAACTGCCCGAGCGCGAACAGCGGATCCTGCTGCTGCGCTATTACAGCAATCTGACGCAGTCACAGATCAGCGCCGAATTGGGCGTTTCTCAGATGCATGTGTCAAGACTGCTGGCCAGAAGCTTCGCGCGACTTCGATCCGCAAATCGTATCGAGGCGTAA
- a CDS encoding Dabb family protein → MIRHLVLFKLNDGVERDEPRVVEGVKAFRALGEQIPELTFWECDWNITDRPIAYDFAINSAVEDTDALKRYIEHPAHQAGVALWREFATWVIADYEF, encoded by the coding sequence ATGATCCGCCATCTGGTCCTCTTCAAGCTCAACGACGGTGTGGAGCGCGACGAGCCGCGCGTCGTCGAGGGCGTCAAGGCCTTCCGCGCGCTCGGCGAGCAGATCCCGGAGCTCACGTTCTGGGAGTGCGACTGGAACATCACCGACCGGCCCATCGCGTACGACTTCGCCATCAACTCGGCGGTCGAGGACACCGATGCGCTGAAGCGGTACATCGAGCACCCCGCCCACCAGGCGGGCGTCGCCCTGTGGCGGGAGTTCGCCACGTGGGTGATCGCCGACTACGAGTTCTGA
- the tadA gene encoding tRNA adenosine(34) deaminase TadA, producing the protein MRLALAEAELAVQVGDVPVGAVVLSPDGTTVLAAGHNEREATGDPTAHAEVLALRRAAAVLGEWRLTGCTLVVTLEPCTMCAGALVQSRVDRVVYGARDEKAGATGSVWDVVRDRRLNHRPEVIGGVLAEETAGLLTRFFRGR; encoded by the coding sequence ATGCGGCTCGCCCTGGCCGAGGCCGAACTGGCCGTCCAGGTCGGCGACGTGCCCGTCGGCGCCGTCGTGCTGTCCCCGGACGGCACGACGGTGCTCGCGGCGGGCCACAACGAACGCGAGGCGACCGGCGACCCGACGGCGCACGCGGAGGTGCTCGCCCTGCGGCGGGCCGCGGCCGTGCTCGGGGAGTGGCGGCTGACCGGCTGCACGCTGGTGGTGACCCTGGAGCCCTGCACGATGTGCGCGGGCGCGCTCGTCCAGTCCCGGGTCGACCGGGTCGTCTACGGAGCGCGGGACGAGAAGGCGGGGGCCACGGGCTCCGTATGGGACGTCGTGCGCGACAGAAGGCTCAACCACCGCCCCGAAGTCATCGGGGGCGTCCTCGCGGAGGAGACCGCCGGACTGCTCACCCGCTTCTTCCGCGGGCGCTGA
- the upp gene encoding uracil phosphoribosyltransferase, translating into MRIHVVDHPLVAHKLTTLRDKRTDSPTFRRLADELVTLLAYEATRDVRTEQVDIETPVTPTTGVKLSYPRPLVVPILRAGLGMLDGMVRLLPTAEVGFLGMIRDEETLQASTYATRMPEDLSGRQVYVLDPMLATGGTLVAAIQELIKRGADDVTAVVLLAAPEGVEVMERELAGTPVTVVTASVDERLNENGYIVPGLGDAGDRMYGTAE; encoded by the coding sequence ATGCGTATCCACGTCGTCGACCACCCGCTGGTGGCGCACAAACTCACCACGCTGCGCGACAAGCGCACCGACTCTCCGACCTTCCGGCGCCTCGCCGACGAGCTGGTCACCCTGCTCGCGTACGAGGCCACCCGGGACGTGCGCACCGAGCAGGTCGACATCGAGACCCCGGTCACCCCGACGACCGGCGTCAAGCTGTCCTACCCGCGCCCCCTGGTCGTGCCGATCCTGCGCGCCGGGCTCGGCATGCTGGACGGCATGGTGCGGCTCCTGCCGACCGCCGAGGTGGGCTTCCTCGGGATGATCCGCGACGAGGAGACCCTGCAGGCGTCGACGTACGCGACCCGCATGCCGGAGGACCTCTCCGGGCGCCAGGTGTACGTCCTCGACCCGATGCTGGCCACCGGCGGCACGCTCGTCGCGGCCATCCAGGAACTGATCAAGCGCGGCGCGGACGACGTCACCGCCGTGGTGCTCCTGGCCGCGCCCGAGGGCGTCGAGGTCATGGAGCGCGAGCTGGCGGGCACGCCGGTGACGGTCGTGACGGCTTCGGTCGACGAGCGGTTGAACGAGAACGGCTACATCGTGCCGGGCCTCGGCGACGCCGGTGACCGGATGTACGGGACCGCGGAGTAG
- a CDS encoding LytR C-terminal domain-containing protein, with amino-acid sequence MSMLTPPGMGGKYRITGAKYPRMRRNRGRRRIVLAVVASVVAAGLIGWGTLQLIDVFTGGDKATAASARSDCKPKQRPSAEPPAPKALPKPGQIKVNVYNATPRSGLAKDVAGELKKRGFTIGKVDNAPKEYDKKVKGTGMLLGAKSAKDTALPVLGTQLAGAESRTDARKGGEVDLILGAKFKDLAKKEDADKALAVLAKPKPTSSTSNGQRDC; translated from the coding sequence ATGAGCATGCTCACTCCCCCCGGCATGGGCGGCAAGTACCGCATCACGGGGGCCAAATATCCGCGTATGCGCCGGAACCGTGGCCGCCGCAGGATCGTGCTCGCGGTGGTCGCGTCCGTCGTGGCGGCCGGCCTGATCGGCTGGGGAACACTGCAGCTCATCGACGTCTTCACGGGCGGCGACAAGGCAACGGCGGCAAGCGCCCGCAGCGACTGCAAGCCCAAGCAGCGCCCCTCGGCCGAGCCGCCCGCCCCCAAGGCGCTCCCCAAGCCGGGCCAGATCAAGGTCAACGTCTACAACGCCACGCCCCGCTCCGGCCTCGCCAAGGACGTCGCGGGCGAGCTGAAGAAGCGCGGATTCACCATCGGCAAGGTGGACAACGCTCCGAAGGAGTACGACAAAAAGGTCAAGGGAACCGGCATGCTGCTCGGCGCCAAGTCCGCCAAGGACACCGCCCTGCCGGTCCTCGGCACGCAGCTCGCGGGCGCCGAGAGCCGGACGGACGCCCGTAAGGGCGGCGAGGTGGACCTCATCCTGGGCGCGAAGTTCAAGGATCTGGCAAAGAAAGAGGACGCCGACAAGGCTCTGGCGGTACTCGCCAAACCCAAGCCGACGTCCTCGACGTCCAACGGCCAGAGGGACTGCTGA
- a CDS encoding type II toxin-antitoxin system VapB family antitoxin: protein MIFKRIGNGRPYPDHGRESTRQWADVAPRPVRLDQLVTTKGQLDLETLLAEDSTFYGDLFAHVVKWQGDLYLEDGLHRAVRAALQQRQVLHARVLELG, encoded by the coding sequence GTGATCTTCAAGCGCATCGGAAACGGCCGGCCGTACCCCGACCACGGCCGGGAAAGCACCCGGCAGTGGGCGGACGTCGCGCCGCGCCCGGTCCGCCTCGATCAGCTCGTGACGACCAAGGGCCAGCTGGACCTAGAGACGCTCCTCGCGGAGGACTCGACGTTCTACGGCGACCTCTTCGCGCACGTGGTGAAGTGGCAGGGCGACCTCTACCTGGAAGACGGACTGCACCGCGCGGTCCGTGCCGCGCTCCAGCAGCGCCAGGTGCTGCACGCCCGCGTCCTCGAACTGGGCTGA